The DNA region TGCAGTAAATTCAACTGATTGGACCTGATGAAGAAAAGCACACACACCTGTTTATATAAAGCTCTCACACCTGACGATGCACATCAGAGCAACAAACAAGCCGTGAGGTCGAAGGAACTTTCTgcagagctcagagacaggattGTGTCGAGGCACAGATCTCGGAAAGGCtacaaaaaaatacactaaaatcTTGTGATCGCTTTTGGGCTGcaacaaatgattattttcttgtttaatcaattagttgtttggtctataaaatgtcagaaaatgatgaaaaatgtcgatgagtgtttcccaaagcccgagatgaTGTTCCAGATTCTcagagtccaaggtgatgtctttaaatgtgttgttttgtcagtcccAAACCcggagatattcagtttaacatgatataaaacagagaaaagcaggaagtcTCTATATTTGAGAGGCTAAAAACGGCATTTTCTGCATTAATTGCATGAAAATTACTTaaacaattattaaaaatagttgttgattattttcctttcgatcgactaatcaatcagtcaactaatcgtttcagctctaatggGAATTGGGTCTATGAATCTTTTTCcacagggaggtcagaggtcatgtaaTCTCCATCAGGGGAATATTAAAACCAAAGAACAACAAGGCAACATCGCCTTACGACAGCGCCTAGCAacaaagctacgcttccaccattttgtactgaaagcgactactggaCGGCAGTAAAACATCGCCTAAAAGGTGCCGCACAAaggtaaaactaaattatttctattctattgtcatattctaccaaaatggcatGTGTTGAACACTAACATATTATAGATTTAATAAacgttttctgtttaaaaagggcggcagcggctgttgtaaaaagaaaaaaacaccggaggttcatctctttgcttctatactctttgttaAACTCTTTGTCACAAGCCGCCAAATGAGACCTGAACAATCTCAGGAAATCATTGAGCCTCTTGTGTGAGAAAGAGCCGGTACACGCTGAGCCGAGGTGTTTCCAGTTTATTATTTCTGAGTAATAACTGCTGCTCAGGGCCGAGGAAGGATACGCTGCAGATTACTGTCAGCGTTGTAGTTTATTTTCCTGAAAGTCTGTCTGTTTGTATATCGGAATGATGTGCTCAGGAAGACGGAGGTCAGAGCTACGAGTTCCCCTCGGACAGCGACAGGGAGTGAAGGAAGTGAAGTTCTTTAACGCCGCTGGTTGGTGGAAATCCTCGGTGCTTTTTGTGCTGTGAGTCACCGACCTAAGTATGGAGGCTGTTTATGTGTCCAGTGAGCCAAAGTGTCTCTGAattaaaaaacactgaatcacaGGCTGGAGTTTCTCAGTCTCACATTGGTCATCgaagaaatatttttagtttcattATCAGTttttcaaccctgtctcccacaacattacgttcccatacaactaaacggcataaccaaaatacgttttgactggtcgcagttttaaacagttttaaacagttttaaacatgtgattaacgttgtaaatggAAACTAAaattgcactcggagagcgcagacctccaccaaggtgcATGACTtcaaaaacagatcacagctcacagctggcggtactaTGAGGTGGTCGGcgtattattaacacggtgtgtttctccgtttctcattcagcagccttgttatgtctttATAAcattacactacgttgtctctcatcccgtcacctaccgctttgttctttctcaccgcgggcGGACAGCAgcttttggtggcgatccggatcatgatctggattcaggaattttttttaaggattccgatcagcctgagcattaaagaCCACaggcacagtgtaactgatgacgcgttgatgaagcgtgaccacgcctccttctgagagcagagagatacgtgtgtggatgtgcgGCGAGAATCCGAGATGCAGGAGCTGCTTGttgtccgcggtgagaaagaacaaagcggtagatgacgggatgagagacaacgtagtgtaacgttatacagacataacaaggctgctgaatgagagaggcagccgccgttacgttacacggaaacactcCGTGTttataataagccgaccacctcacggtaccgccagctgtgatctgtttttaaagtcacgcaccttggcggaggtctgcgttctccgagtgccattctagttcaaCATATTTtcaccaagcccccaggaagaggaCGCCggaactacaacttctgtgtccgtcacgtgatgccttTGGGcccaaaaacagtttttcccatagacttacattgggaaagagacatcagagaggtaaatcaacttccgagttggaacacttgaatagcccttatttaaatcattaggtcctaaaagttgtaaaatgcactaatagccaaattcagagttatttcccttcctccgttcatgtgaatgagccccagtcCAAGGCTGGACCGCGAGCTCGGacgcggagttaaaggaaacactactgcgcctgctctatgggcccaatggatgaggaagatcacTGGATAAACCGGGTATtttatcactcagcagtcgagccatttgGTATTTGTACAGGGGGTTTCCTGCACtaaatgtatgtgtacatgAATTGGTGCACTGGTTCACTTACCGATATTACTGCACAACAACATCACAgtgtatttgttttctgtgggtgtttttatggggATGTGGATCTTTTCAGATCAGTTTGAGGAGTGCCTCAGTGGTTTACATCTTCCACATTTTATCAGTTTATCGGTTTCATGCACTCGCACTGGTCTGGTCCGGGTCATGACTttggtctcggtttaggtgttcttgactacaacactgcttGAGGGTCCTCTGCAGGTTATATATGGCCTCagggtgaattttttttttaattattattattattattatttcaagaGGCAAAAGTAtccaaaataatcatgattttGTGGAACAAAAATatgacttcctgtttctttaaTCATCTTGTGACCCCCTCACATTTATCTTGGGGACCTATTAAGAGGTCCCAACCCCCAGATTTAGAACCACTGTTCTGGGATCTGTTTTGTGTCTTTAGTCAGTGGTGTCTGCAGTTGTGGAGAAACAATTTCCCATCAAGCCCCATTTCGGTTCGTGGATGTTAGTCTCCATCTAGTGACGGTTCAATGAACACGCAGACAAAATCTGACTTTTTATTGAATCattttattcattgatttactgacagaaaaagtgtttttgtgccCTTTTAACCCGATTTATAAGCTTCTAAACAGAAACAACCACCACCGtatataacattaataaaatacaaacacattcaATGATACACTGAAGCAGAAAATACGTCTTTGTACTGGGAATAAAAAGGGAATTAAAACCAGAATACAGTAACCTCACACAAAAATAACCTCGGGgacatttttgtaaaatatctaaatataaataaataatttaataataaatattaaaatattaacattatggaaagacaGAGCATCTTTATCAGTGCAGTTCAGTTTCTTGACATTTGGTACCTACAGCATACAAAGGAAATgaaagtacgtaaactaaaagtaaacaaacaaaaacaaaacggaGCATTTAAGGGTTTGAAACAAAAGAAGAGTCGTTTTGAAGCAgcataagaaaacaaaaatgttaacTTTTCCCTTTAACTTCTTTGTTCTTGTCTTCTGATCATCAGaactcaataaaaaaacatccctTTTTATAAAATGTGCCGACCTGCCAACCTTGAAGTAAgtcttattttgtattttcgtCCATTACGGTCATATTCCTGTTAATTAACACATCGCTCCCTCATAACATCCTACGCCAACATGAAGACTTCTCATTCTGGGGATAAACCTGAATATTTGGCTGGtattttgccatttttgttgtaattttatcccttttaattcaataataataatagtaaacatTGCGTTGAAACTGCATAtcatttgttgtcttttttctgCAGCGCGTGTTCGCTTATTTTTTTCAGCCCCTTTGTGCCATGATCTGCTCCTCTCTCATTACGATTATGCGTTTGGCtgcaataattaatattatgaaTACTATGAAAAGTCACATACGTATAACCGTCTGCAACACGCTGGCAATATAACTTACTTTACAAACTTAAATGATTGTTGAAAAGCAAGCTggcaaattagggctgtcaaagttaacgcgataataacacgttttaacgccactaatttcttaaacgcatcaacgcaacttgcgattcttaggttgtagcgggctcagttttaaagctagagtgacgatatgagtgtcatatgaaactatagaacctaatgaatccatcggtaccaaccatgtcaggctagcttgtcgcaaaagcggctaaataacgctccaaacttatgctaaattttggcgaggaaaaacggtcatggccattttcaaagttcattttgaacagatacaaaatgtgcgattaatcccgattaactatttgaatcgattgacagccctatgcAGGTACTGTACATACGTAATGTTCGGCTAACGCTAACTCAATTCACAATCTCAATTAAGGGATAACATCAAAGTCAAGAGTGTTGCTGTCACTTTGCGGATCCTAGCTATCGTCTCTGTTGAAATGACTACGCATTCGTCAATCATCACCGCTTGTATGGATGAAGGCAAGGGGAACAAATCCTGCGCTATGATTGGTCACTGTTTTTCGTCAGTCTAGACGCTCGTTGGCGTATTGCTGCTGCCTCTTGCTGTTAGACTTGAGTACTGCACAATTAGTCAACTTTTTGTTTTCGTACTTTAGACTGACAAATTGTACCAGCGTACTTAGATGTCAAAATGCATAACTGATACGCAGGTTGGCAGGTCGGAAATACGTACCACTTACTGTGCAGTCTTTTTGCACAAAATAATTTTACTGTTAACGGTGTGCAAACATCCCTCAAccataataaatatttacagttGAAAAGAAATCGGTGACATACTCATAGGCAGCTACTTGTACACAGACTTCTGTAACACGTCTGCGTCTCTATCTTTAGATTAGATCTGAGAAGTGACAGCAGTAACGGAGTGGACTTTAACAGGATTCAAGGGATCCGAAAAAGCTCACGACTCCTGAGTGTTTTGAACAATCAGCTCGGTCCTCTTTGCTTGTTGCGGTCGATCCTCTTGTAGAGCAGCTCAGTCTTCACCAGATATACAGCAGCACCAAGATGCAGATCTGGTTTTGACTTGATAGCCAGGGACGTCCTCCAGGACACTCTGCACATCCCTAATCTGCCATCTGGGGAGACCCTTCCATCGCAGCAGAGCAGGCAGGAGCTCCAGGTCCTCGCTGAGACTATATGAGAAacataacgtttttttttttaacattacagcatgtaaacatgttctagtagaacataaaatacatgtatgaacctgaaaatgagcacgatatgggaccttacTGATGATAGGTTAACATACACAGAGGGCCAACGCAACACTCATGGACTCAAAACTTGGACACAGATGTGAGTGAGAAACATCAGAGTGATTTACCTGTATGTGTAACATTCCTGCTGCATGCCTGCAACCGTCATCTTCGTCGCCTCGGGGCATTTGCAGTCCAACAGCTCTTTGACTTTCAGCAGCATGAGGTTGCACTGTTGGACATCAGGAGCCTggcacaacacaacacacacaggtcagACATTAATGTTGTAACCAGTGAGGATTTAATCCAGCTGCTGATGAATAAACGTCATGAACGAGACATAAGAACAAGCAGTCCGTTGATCTCACCAGGTCTGAGATGGTGTCGTGCAGCAGCTCAGCATCTTTGGCCACTTTTTGTCCAACATCATCATGACTCCAGTTCCTCTTCAGTTTTTTCAGGCTGATTTCAATGAGATGTTTGAGGTAAATGTGAGCGATGAGCTTGTAGGTGTCGTCCATCACTCCCTGAGAGACGCAAAGACGGACAGAGACACTGTTTAGTTTTTGTcaagaagaacaagaacaacGACGTATTTAGACataaagatatttatttttcagtatgTAACATAGCTGCCTTTTGGGTTCGTTTTCTATACTTTGATAGTGCTCCTCAGCCAATACATCATTCACCATTTTAATAAATCCAAAGTCAAGTCTCAGGTGAAACGTTcctgttttaaagggacagtgtgtaatatttggcgacatctagtggtttggttgcagattgcaaccaactgagtacccctccgctcactcctccctttccatgaTGTAACGTCACTCATATATTTGGGAAATGTCAGCAAATAAGTGTTAAAACAAACAGGATAGGATATGAGAGTTGTATGGTACTTTATCTGTAATATCTCTGAAGGAAGTGTGGGAAGATACTTggttaaaaaacatattttttatttattttataatttttttacagGTTAgggtttataaaaaatatatgtggaaatataaagaggaataaataaaagaatatataagtaacaaataaatgggtaaataaattattatttttttaatttctttatttattcttttatatatttccaattttttaaatttacttatttattattttatttatttctctttatatttccattttttaaatttacttatatattcttttatttattcctcttcatatttccacatttattttcttattcttttacagatttattctttattttggcACTCGTAAAAACAGCtgcaaatctgaaaaatattttttttgtttgtttgtttatcggTGTTTAATGTTGCAAATATTTTACCAATAAAGATttaagtgggaaaaaaaagatttgaaattCAAGACTGTAAAAGctcaaattatttttaacataCCTTTTGTATACCCGGAAAGCCCAACAGCTCGGAGAAATGACACTGTACCGCGTCGATCAGGAGGTAGAACTCGTTGTTCTCGGATTTGAAGTATTTCTTCAGGTGTCTCTGTGATTCAACAAAACATTaagattaatttaaatttaaattaaattttaaaatagACTTATGTGCCtcttttgaaataaaacaacaggtGTATTTGTGATTAAGTTGAACAGCTACCTCTGCAATGTCAGCCACGATTTCCATCAGaagtttcaaagtaaaagccttCAGGTTTTCAAGCATTTTCACAGTCATGATGTCGTTAGCTTTGGTCTGGACGTGCTGCCTGAGAGGAAATATcataaacatcatcatcatttttattttcttaagcCTTTTATTGACGTACATCCTGTGTTTTAACTGCATTTCTATATTACATTTGCTGTTTCAACAGTGTGTTTTTCATTATAAACCTTGATTGTAGCTACAAATATGCTTTAAGAAACAATAACAGACATGTATTCTcattactgtttttattaaattcatatttttattgcttttcatattttgttattatatattttaaaggtcttattgataatattttcatgtagacaaatattttttaaaaaataatacatctccagtttggcttttcctgaaaaaaaataattattattgtaaattaataattttaaaaaaattggcAGTTCCAAAATTAATTGTACTTGTTTGACCAGatataaacatcttgaatcttgagttTAAATTGAAGTGaattaaagtaaatattaaGCAAAGAGACAGAAGTGCTCATATACTCACTTGAGTTCTTTACAGTTGTTCAACGTCGTGAAGAAGTGTTTCATTTCTGGTTTGCCCATTTCTGCTTCTTTTTCAAGAATCTTAGTCTGCTTGGCGCTGTAACTACAAACCAAAGAAAATATACATCTTATTGCAATGTACTGACTTTAAATGGTGATATTTGTATTCATAAGGTCTGTGTAGATAAATAATTTATCCTCACCTCCTCAGAAACACCAGCAGCTCTTGGAAACAGACTTCCTGCACATGATGAGACAGCTTTGTGCTGATTTTGTGTGCTTCTTCGGGCATGGCAGCAATGCACTtaaagagaaacaacaacaaaaaagattaataaatatttaatttaaaaagggaGAGACACAATATCAAAATACAAAtagaaatacattaaaaaaaactaacaaataaaccaatttctaggaaaataaagttatatatgcacacaaacacacataaatccTTTCCTGTGGTCTCGCAGTAACAACATACACTCCTATAATATGTATATGGTTCACTAAGTACCTGAATAGTGTCCACGTAAAGTTCATTGTGAGCTTCTTTGCTTTTCTCATACTGCAGGATGTTCTCCAGGTACCGTCTGACCTCCTTCtgtggacacaaaaacacagaaatacatcAGAAGAAGTAGGAGCAGAAAAAAGACAGAGTAATTTagaaattaatataattttggATTGATGCATGACATAAAAATCCttggctgctgttgttattAACCGTTATTCTACCATTTAAGGTCAGTGGGTGAAATAATAGCAAAAACATATATTGCCAGGAATTGAAAGTCAATTATtcgttaataataataataataaattgtataccagcaacttggtaaaatatatcttcaaaatgaacagaatttgtatttattattaatataataaattgtacaccaacaacttcataaaaaaaatatttgaaattaacagaattttgatttattattaaaatgataaattgtactccagtaacttggtaaaaaaaaatcggcacaattaacagaatattttatttatttctaatataagtagtaacttggtaaaaaaaaattgtttaattattattatttttttaatgactctAAAGCTGTTTGAGTCATACGTTTTAATTTTTGTAatgttatacatatatacagctAGAAAATGTGGATTTGTGGATTTGGAAGCCGTTTGCATAGAagcatttctaaaaaaaaaacaaccctgtAGCTAACAGGCTTAAATGAAGCAAAGTTAATTGGAGGGTACGTTTCCTGGAATACCagaatgttcctttaaatgttaatttagtagtttgtttttacagctttaaaCCACAAAGTGGACACAAATATCTCAGTGTTTATGTGGCCAGATGCTGAGATTTGTAGGGTTTTTTTGTCACAGCTGCTTTCATTTATCTGTTCTTTAGTTTGAGACTAAATGTCCTTCATGTTGAGGTTACTGTTACTAAGTAACTATAATATTGTCACCACAGTGACGTGCTGTGCTTCCATGACTCCgttatacagagacacacaataaATCCCTCATGAAAGGTGTACAAGGCTAAACAAATTATCTGTTAATATGATGAAGTGTTTCAGTTCTACTACCAGGTTCAAGCGTAAGAGAGTTAGTATTCCTACCTGCACATTTTGAATCAGTTTATCCTCTGCCCTTGCTGTCCACTCCGTTAACAGCAGCAGGTCGACTTTTTTAATGGGATCCATTTTCTGAAAGAGAGGACTGCCAAGCAGCTCCTGACTGGGAAAGTACCAGAAATACCAACATCAGAACTGGGAAGCAGCATGTTTCACTTCTCTATCGAGTATTCAGAATAATGAAAGAGTTATTCAGCATACAAGAGGTAGAGAGTAAAAGTTgagtatgtttacatgcatatatttggacattcgtaggaaaacgcacgaaaaatgaggaataacttttcctaAGATATCAAACataccgttgtatgaggatactaTAATGCAGAAACACAAATTTAACAGAGCAAACGGGAGCCGATCAGAAAAGAAGGAAGCTTCATACTAAAATATGACCAAATAAACTCAAACAGTGAATTAGGAATAAAGGCCTGTCTCTAATATAAGCCCGCTTCAAATAAAGGCCCTCTGCAGCTGAGATAAATAAAGATTCAGTAGGTAAAAAGATAGATACCTCAGATACGTATGTAGGACCCACTTCATCAGCATCAGGGAGTTCTGGGGGGAGCTGACGTTCTGGAGAAGATCATCGAGGTGATCAAATGTCTGACGATGGTAGCGTTCAATCAACTCCGTAGACTGCAACAGGGGGCCCAGCCTCACAAGCCTGTTATGCACAGTTTCCTGCACCTTTAACAGGTGCGGATAGAGGTTCTGCTCCACATCAGCCGGTAGCTTTGGGAAGTGCTCGTACTCATATCTTTCCTGTTCCTGAGGTGTGATCTGGTCCTCGCTCTGTTGCTCGCTCTGTTGCTCGCTCTGTTGCTCGCCCTGCAGACGTTGTTCCTCGTCGGTGTTCAGATTGTTGTGAGTAGAGGGGTTGTCATACCCGGTACCTGCCTGGTCGTGTCCTATGAAAGAGTCAAATATAAGCTTTTTAGGTTAAAACACTGTAAATCTTACtttaaaatacaaagaaataaacatgtatgTCTCAATTCTGCTGACtcgtaactaagtatatttactttaagttcaaatttgagatacttgtactttacttgagtatttttaaTCTCATACCAGATTTTTACAGCAGAAAACAAATTGACGCTTTGTTATACATTAGACCAGTGTTTCCcagacccactttttaaaaaatgacaaaccatcgcaACCCAATTCACAATATTCTGTAAATCGTGAGAAGAGCGATATTTGATCGTAAATGAACGCTACTCCTTgaacatttttactgccatttctctgcatcaccttatattatgTTGAATAGGTAAGGCAGTCATTTCGAAGAGATATACGTTTGATAAGTCACAACTTCGTTTTATGCacgtgttattgaaaacatatacacatgttcaatactttttagAGTCCTctagggatgacgtatttttgtaggccaaccagaaaGTCAGCATCGCTTTGGTTCCCTCCACAAATAGCcaacgggatttttccattgggatttggattattgaagaaaataaactctgtttcaaacaaacgtttatgatatttacacgttttgttcagcaagataatctccacaaatgattGTATTGTAAATGCAATCTCCAGAAGTAAAAAagtaacgttaggctataaacgaactacaccacggttgcatgaacgcgagtataaacaacaaggctgtaaagacggatgagtcggcgtgatgacgttcagTAGTCTTATTTAGCcatgtagaacaaaacgttaaaatctcttgtgttaactacagaccttatttcaggcatctaactaaaaacccattcagagaaacccattgacttccagatgaggaaACTGGacgtgctaaaatgctgactcatttcttgGTTTTAGGATTTCTGGTTCTTCAATCGAGTTCTTGACTGTGTTACATTCAGACATATCAAAGCAGAATAACAGGTTTGTTTTCTGAAGAGGAGGGGATAAGAAAGTCAGGATCAATGGTATGAGTTACACATCAACCCACATTAATAGGTTGTAGTTCTGCACGACATGCCTCAAGGGTAATTTAGATTACATAGGTGCACGGGAATCCCCGGCATGCCTGATAGCAACACCATGCTGCAGTTTGATAAAATCTTATTTGAACTGCGGTATCACAGTTTTCCAGATAGTGCTCCAACACTTTGATTTGGCTCCACCCTTACATGGTTGTTCACAGTTTTTACTTGTTCTAGgctatatctttttaaattctCCTCTTGAAACACACttcaatagacctgtttttacTCACTTTTTAAAGTCATCATTAC from Sebastes umbrosus isolate fSebUmb1 chromosome 16, fSebUmb1.pri, whole genome shotgun sequence includes:
- the si:dkey-196h17.9 gene encoding exocyst complex component 3-like protein isoform X1 encodes the protein MQSARAGTRSTTKPQLKNTIWMKSFKLEMKKITKLTVKTKGWRSNSRKPLIEENNNGTQNGHDQAGTGYDNPSTHNNLNTDEEQRLQGEQQSEQQSEQQSEDQITPQEQERYEYEHFPKLPADVEQNLYPHLLKVQETVHNRLVRLGPLLQSTELIERYHRQTFDHLDDLLQNVSSPQNSLMLMKWVLHTYLSQELLGSPLFQKMDPIKKVDLLLLTEWTARAEDKLIQNVQKEVRRYLENILQYEKSKEAHNELYVDTIQCIAAMPEEAHKISTKLSHHVQEVCFQELLVFLRSYSAKQTKILEKEAEMGKPEMKHFFTTLNNCKELKQHVQTKANDIMTVKMLENLKAFTLKLLMEIVADIAERHLKKYFKSENNEFYLLIDAVQCHFSELLGFPGIQKGVMDDTYKLIAHIYLKHLIEISLKKLKRNWSHDDVGQKVAKDAELLHDTISDLAPDVQQCNLMLLKVKELLDCKCPEATKMTVAGMQQECYTYSLSEDLELLPALLRWKGLPRWQIRDVQSVLEDVPGYQVKTRSASWCCCISGED
- the si:dkey-196h17.9 gene encoding exocyst complex component 3-like protein isoform X2, yielding MQSARAGTRSTTKPQLKNTIWMKSFKLEMKKITKLTVKTKGWRSNSRKPLIEENNNGTQNGHDQAGTGYDNPSTHNNLNTDEEQRLQGEQQSEQQSEQQSEDQITPQEQERYEYEHFPKLPADVEQNLYPHLLKVQETVHNRLVRLGPLLQSTELIERYHRQTFDHLDDLLQNVSSPQNSLMLMKWVLHTYLSQELLGSPLFQKMDPIKKVDLLLLTEWTARAEDKLIQNVQKEVRRYLENILQYEKSKEAHNELYVDTIQCIAAMPEEAHKISTKLSHHVQEVCFQELLVFLRSYSAKQTKILEKEAEMGKPEMKHFFTTLNNCKELKQHVQTKANDIMTVKMLENLKAFTLKLLMEIVADIAERHLKKYFKSENNEFYLLIDAVQCHFSELLGFPGIQKGVMDDTYKLIAHIYLKHLIEISLKKLKRNWSHDDVGQKVAKDAELLHDTISDLAPDVQQCNLMLLKVKELLDCKCPEATKMTVAGMQQECYTYSEDLELLPALLRWKGLPRWQIRDVQSVLEDVPGYQVKTRSASWCCCISGED